In Rutidosis leptorrhynchoides isolate AG116_Rl617_1_P2 chromosome 2, CSIRO_AGI_Rlap_v1, whole genome shotgun sequence, one genomic interval encodes:
- the LOC139888599 gene encoding acid beta-fructofuranosidase 2, vacuolar-like has product MKSKTTSDVENPTGTTYIQEPDHGYVPLLDASQPLNDQENEQQPSKPVLLLISGLLAIGLLVALIIGNVHIPEYDYDLPLPERMNPVKQGISDKSFKLPYNASSFSWADDMLSWQAPAFHFYPGENWMNDPNGPVFYKGWYHLFYQYSPEAPVWGPIVWGHAVSRDMIHWRHLPVAMERDKWYDVNGVWTGSTTILPNNRLVILYTGSTNESVQVQCLAYPANPPDPLLINWIKAPANPVLVPPPGIGVKDFRDPTTAWLTPEGKWRTVIGSKVNKTGIVLVYDTKDFLNYELQKEWLHKVTGTGMWECVDFYPVSKSEFGLDTGAIGPNVKHVLKASMDDDRCDYYAIGKYNPKKGKWKPDDPKIDVGYGLRYDYGIYYASKTFYDQNKKRRILWSWIKETDSEKSDIKKGWASLMAIPRTVALDPATGTNLLQWPIAELEKLRSNLIQFNDVKLETGSLIPLNVGPTSQVDIMVEFELDKKLSNRLRVGAGVPYNCAGHGGAGVRDALGPFGLTILANNNLTEHTPAYFYIAKGKSGDLTTFFCFDQSRSSMAKDVDKSIYGSTVPVLKGEKLSMRILVDHSIVEGYAQGGRTCITSRIYPTEAINNDAKIFLFNNATKVNVTASLKIWQMGLSSNNESGWVWLGPSLILLVVFWFVVWTWQNQRRNDRS; this is encoded by the exons ATGAAATCCAAAACTACATCTGATGTCGAAAACCCAACAGGGACAACCTATATTCAAGAACCGGATCATGGTTATGTCCCATTGTTGGACGCAAGTCAACCTTTAAACGATCAAGAAAACGAGCAACAACCCAGTAAACCAGTTCTTCTtctgatttctgggttgttggctATTGGCTTATTGGTGGCGTTAATTATCGGCAATGTACACATCCCTGAATATGATTACGACCTGCCATTGCCAGAGAGGATGAATCCAGTAAAACAAGGTATATCAGATAAATCGTTCAAATTACCATATAACGCATCATCTTTTTCATGGGCAGATGACATGTTAAGTTGGCAAGCACCCGCATTTCATTTTTATCCAGGAGAGAATTGGATGAACG ATCCAAATG GTCCGGTATTCTATAAGGGATGGTACCATTTATTTTACCAGTATAGCCCGGAGGCCCCCGTGTGGGGCCCAATTGTGTGGGGTCATGCCGTATCAAGAGACATGATTCATTGGAGACATCTTCCAGTAGCAATGGAGAGAGACAAATGGTACGACGTAAATGGTGTATGGACCGGGTCAACGACTATCCTTCCAAATAACAGACTTGTGATACTTTACACTGGTTCAACCAACGAATCGGTTCAAGTCCAATGCTTAGCATACCCAGCCAACCCACCTGACCCTCTCCTTATTAATTGGATCAAGGCCCCTGCTAACCCGGTCTTGGTCCCACCACCGGGGATTGGTGTAAAGGACTTTCGTGACCCTACCACTGCCTGGCTCACCCCAGAGGGGAAATGGCGCACAGTGATCGGGTCCAAAGTAAATAAAACCGGAATAGTGTTAGTATATGACACCAAGGATTTTTTAAACTATGAGTTACAAAAAGAGTGGCTTCATAAAGTCACGGGAACTGGAATGTGGGAATGTGTTGATTTTTACCCGGTTTCCAAAAGTGAGTTTGGGCTTGATACCGGGGCGATTGGGCCTAATGTGAAACATGTACTTAAAGCTAGTATGGATGATGATAGATGTGATTATTACGCAATTGGGAAGTATAATCCGAAGAAAGGTAAATGGAAACCAGATGATCCTAAAATCGACGTTGGATACGGTTTACGATATGATTATGGGATTTATTACgcatctaaaacattttatgaccaAAATAAGAAAAGAAGGATTTTATGGAGCTGGATTAAAGAAACTGATAGTGAAAAGTCGGATATCAAGAAGGGTTGGGCGTCTCTTATG GCGATTCCAAGAACCGTTGCGTTAGATCCAGCAACTGGCACCAATTTACTTCAATGGCCAATTGCAGAGTTGGAGAAACTCAGATCGAATCTTATACAGTTTAATGATGTTAAACTTGAAACTGGCTCACTAATTCCTCTTAATGTTGGTCCAACATCTCAG GTGGATATAATGGTTGAGTTTGAGTTGGATAAGAAGCTTTCCAATAGATTACGCGTAGGAGCCGGTGTGCCATACAATTGTGCTGGTCATGGTGGAGCTGGTGTGAGAGATGCATTAGGTCCATTTGGTTTAACCATTCTTGCAAACAATAACTTAACAGAACACACACCTGCTTACTTCTATATCGCTAAAGGCAAAAGTGGAGATCTCACTACATTTTTCTGCTTTGATCAATCAAG ATCTTCCATGGCAAAAGATGTGGATAAATCTATTTATGGGAGTACCGTTCCTGTCCTTAAAGGCGAAAAACTCTCCATGAGAATTTTG GTGGATCATTCGATAGTTGAAGGTTATGCACAAGGAGGAAGAACATGCATTACTTCACGTATTTACCCAACCGAAGCGATTAACAACGATGCTAAAATCTTCTTATTCAACAATGCTACTAAAGTTAATGTGACAGCTTCACTCAAGATTTGGCAAATGGGCCTTAGCTCAAATAACGAAAGTGGATGGGTTTGGCTTGGCCCATCACTGATCTTACTTGTTGTCTTTTGGTTTGTCGTATGGACATGGCAAAATCAAAGAAGGAATGATAGGTCATAA